The Chloroflexota bacterium nucleotide sequence GGGTGCTCGGTCTCATAGTCGAAGTAGATGACCTCAGGCGGGCCGTTGCGCGACCGCGGCACCAGCGTCAGCGACGGCTCGGCTCCCGCGCGTGGCTCGACGGTCAGGAACGCCCGATCCAGCATGACGAGGTCGGTGTCATCGAAGCCGGGGATGTCCGCGCGCCGCGTGATCCGCAAGTACGACGAGCGCATCGGCCGTTCGATGCCGCCGGCATCGGCCACGCCGATAGTGGACGCGCCAGACCGCTTGCTCATCACCCGGGCCGCCCCGAGCGAGGCCAGCGGCATCTCGCCGCGCACCTGCCCGTCAGGCGTGTAGCGGCCCGTCTCGTAGGTCGCGACGAGCCCGCCGCCGCTCTCCACGAATGCGTCGAGCACGGCCACCTGGGCGTCGTCCAGCACGGCGACGTTCGGCAGCACCAGCACGTCGTACTGGGCCAGCCGTCCATCGCCGGCCGCCGCCACGAGCTGGCTGTCCGGCAGGATGTCGAACGGGATCTGGCTCTCCAGGAGCGCCCGGTAGGCGCCGCGCCGCGCGTTCAGCACCGACGCCAGCCCCTCGCCGCCGCCCAGCATGACGGCCACATCGCGGGCATCGCCGCCGGAACCGGCGCGCTCCTCGGAGCGCACCGACGAGATGATGGCGACCTTCGCAGCAGAGCGCAGCCCCGCGTACACGTCCTGGTGGTCGCGGTGGAAACTCAACAGCCGCTTGACGATCCCGAAGTTCTTGCGATCTGGCTGGTTCTGAGTCGTCCCCAGCACGTAGGCCCAGAGGTTGACGCCCTGTGACATCGTCTGGCTCAGGTGGAGGCCCAACAGGCCCGGCTGTTCGGCGCTGAAGCGGTACGGCATGTCCAGGAACATCACCGAGTTGATGACGGCTGGCGTCTGCGGATGGGCCGTCCGCACCTCCCGCCCGAACTCGCCGGCCCAGAAGCGCCAGAGTGGCAGCGCCCGGTCCACGGCGTTGTTGACCTCGTGGGTCAGGATGTGGGCGTTCTGGCGCAGGATCATCCCGGCCTCGGGGTTCTTCGCCGTGATGTGCTCTCGCATCCGGCCGGACAGGTCGCGCAGCACCTCGCGCGACCATTCGCGCCAGCGGATGTAGGCCGGATCGGCCCAGCTCTCCGTCCGGGGCAGCGTCATGCCGGTCTGGTCCGGGAAGCGGGTCCGGCAGTGGATGCACTGGCAGATGCCGTGATGGACGCCGGCGTAGTCCCGCAGCTGGAAGTTGAACATGTTGAAGTAGAAGCCGCTCACGTCGTAGCGGTCGAGGATCTCCGAGAGGATCTCGAAGGCATGGTGCTGGTAGTACGGCGAGTTCGGGCAGCAGGAGTAGAAGTCGTTGTAGACCTGAGACCGGCCGGCCGGCGAGACGTAGAACCAGTCCGGGTGCTGCTCGTAGACCGAGCGGTGCAGCTTCGAGAAGTCGCAGCGGGCCAGCAGGCGCAGGCCGCGCGCCTGGGCCGCCGCCAGCGCGTCGCCGATCAGGTCGCCGCTCGGGCGGTCCACGAGCCAGCGGCTGGGCCGCGCGAACGGCAGCGCGGACGGATAGAACGACACCAGGCCGGCCGTGTTGAGCAGCCACGCGCTCGCGCCGAAGTCGCGCACGTCGTCGGCCACCGCGTCGACATCCATGCCGGCGTCGGTCTCACGGATGTTCGTCTGAAAGATGCGGAATGGCCGGGTGTACCACGGCCCCGGCCGGGCGGGGTCATCCTGCGGCGTCGCAGTCGGCGTGCCGACGGTCATGAGCGGTCCTCCGAAGACCGGCGGGCCTGCGACGATGCCAGGCCGCGCCGGTCGGGGCTGTCCTCAGCGGGTGTAGATGTCGGCGGGCAGCAGGCGATTCAGCAGCGGCTCGCCGGCCCGGAAGCGACGGATGTTCTCGGAGATCGTGTCGAACGAGCGGCCCGTCCGATCCGGCACCTGGGGCGTCGTGTGCGGGGTGATCAGGACGTTCGGCAGATCCCAGAGCGGGCTGTCGGCTGGCAGCGGCTCCCGCGCGAACACGTCGAGGCCGGCCCCGGCGATCTTACCGGCGCGGAGCGTCTCGATCAGCGCGGCCTCGTCTACGACCGGGCCGCGCGCCATGTTCACCAGGACGGCCGATGGTTTCATCAGATCCAGCTCGCGTCGCCCGATCAGGCGGTAGGTGGCGTCCGAGAGCGGCGTCGCCAGCACCACGAAGTCGCTCTCGCGGAGCAGCGCATCGAGCGTCTCGCCGCGCGCCGCCGAGTAGAGCCGATCGACGCCCGGCACGTCCTCGTCGGACCGCCGATACCCGAGCACCCGCATGCCCAGCGCCTTCGTGCGAACGGCCAGCTCGCGGCCGGTGTTGCCCAGCCCGACGATCCCGACCG carries:
- a CDS encoding beta-galactosidase trimerization domain-containing protein; the protein is MTVGTPTATPQDDPARPGPWYTRPFRIFQTNIRETDAGMDVDAVADDVRDFGASAWLLNTAGLVSFYPSALPFARPSRWLVDRPSGDLIGDALAAAQARGLRLLARCDFSKLHRSVYEQHPDWFYVSPAGRSQVYNDFYSCCPNSPYYQHHAFEILSEILDRYDVSGFYFNMFNFQLRDYAGVHHGICQCIHCRTRFPDQTGMTLPRTESWADPAYIRWREWSREVLRDLSGRMREHITAKNPEAGMILRQNAHILTHEVNNAVDRALPLWRFWAGEFGREVRTAHPQTPAVINSVMFLDMPYRFSAEQPGLLGLHLSQTMSQGVNLWAYVLGTTQNQPDRKNFGIVKRLLSFHRDHQDVYAGLRSAAKVAIISSVRSEERAGSGGDARDVAVMLGGGEGLASVLNARRGAYRALLESQIPFDILPDSQLVAAAGDGRLAQYDVLVLPNVAVLDDAQVAVLDAFVESGGGLVATYETGRYTPDGQVRGEMPLASLGAARVMSKRSGASTIGVADAGGIERPMRSSYLRITRRADIPGFDDTDLVMLDRAFLTVEPRAGAEPSLTLVPRSRNGPPEVIYFDYETEHPGLLHYAYGKGRTAYFTWPVDLLFFDHSLPEHRALLAQAVATVAGGRQVEAQSPPQVEVVVSRRPSGEQVVHLINHSGHQDRSFHDPLPIFEIGLSLAVGGSQPTGARALVAGVDLSLTRDGDRTRLTLPRLDTFEVIVLEA
- a CDS encoding D-2-hydroxyacid dehydrogenase, whose product is MPEIEVALVTVGWSDTYLARLREALHPAEIVQTRDDAEIARTLVRADVAILSGDLDDRYADAPRLRWVHCDHAGLNKSARPWVFERELIVTSSAGRSGPVLAEHAILFMLLFAFQYPSFLAAQREHQWGFPGMEKLRGLYGRTVGIVGLGNTGRELAVRTKALGMRVLGYRRSDEDVPGVDRLYSAARGETLDALLRESDFVVLATPLSDATYRLIGRRELDLMKPSAVLVNMARGPVVDEAALIETLRAGKIAGAGLDVFAREPLPADSPLWDLPNVLITPHTTPQVPDRTGRSFDTISENIRRFRAGEPLLNRLLPADIYTR